The Dermacentor albipictus isolate Rhodes 1998 colony chromosome 2, USDA_Dalb.pri_finalv2, whole genome shotgun sequence genome has a segment encoding these proteins:
- the LOC135897470 gene encoding ran-specific GTPase-activating protein-like has translation MSDELNDSGCVDKSRNDSVSEHEDERSHSPDIHFEPVMKLPLIDVKTLEEDEEVLVKLRGKLYRYVTAPDEAPEWKERGTGEVKILCNKSGHCRILMRRDKTFKVCANHYVHPGMELKPSHGSDKAWVWSTVADFADEEPKPELLALRFGSVENAQKFKEKFEEAKRMQIELLKEGKEAAPGSEVPTKELESLAIKEEAKEDKAGDSSVAAESEKSPSGDSADASKK, from the exons ATGAGTGACGAACTT AATGACTCGGGTTGCGTGGACAAAAGCCGGAACGACAGCGTGAGCGAACAC GAAGATGAGCGTTCACACAGTCCAGACATCCACTTTGAGCCGGTCATGAAGTTGCCATTGATAGATGTGAAAACGCTCGAAGAAGATGAGGAGGTCCTGGTCAAGCT GCGGGGCAAACTCTACAGGTACGTCACGGCACCCGACGAGGCTCCGGAGTGGAAGGAGCGGGGTACAGGCGAGGTGAAGATCCTCTGCAACAAGTCTGGCCACTGCCGCATTCTCATGCGCCGTGACAAGACCTTCAAAGTCTGTGCCAACCACTATG TGCACCCAGGCATGGAGCTAAAGCCAAGCCATGGCAGTGACAAAGCGTGGGTCTGGAGCACTGTAGCCGACTTTGCGGACGAGGAGCCGAAGCCAGAGCTGCTAGCACTGCGGTTTGGAAGTGTGGAGA ATGCCCAAAAGTTCAAGGAAAAatttgaagaagccaagagaaTGCAAATTGAGCTGCTCAAAGAAGGCAAAG AAGCTGCCCCTGGATCCGAAGTGCCCACGAAGGAACTAGAGTCGCTGGCCATCAAGGAGGAGGCAAAAGAGGACAAAGCGGGCGACAGCAGCGTCGCTGCAGAATCTGAAAAGAGCCCTTCCGGAGACTCGGCGGATGCGTCCAAGAAGTGA